The Anopheles merus strain MAF chromosome 2L, AmerM5.1, whole genome shotgun sequence genome has a segment encoding these proteins:
- the LOC121593317 gene encoding nucleoporin Nup188-like isoform X2 has product MEDINGDIIQWRKLWQFVSGIHYGTPNADVKEKLFQVSKELVDGILHYKKPTKASEEKLQKLIKDRNQLKLQPFANKLHQYLDIDAVQSWQILCYYLVNEYRGAATALAEYISTETSMVKLLHDIWTYHTLERMVQLKVMKNLLEYFHSGTHPYSKEYREVVEKMGLQALRKSYLAQLTHLIADPPSSQKAPLAGDLLHGQTRVACAERRLRETNEILQILLLIVHYSGISPEELDQLFKLFREHSFGKQQEHLDPGSEIHAELVKRITYNELALVFRTLDLSDKFDDAGWIERVVAALDGPMVSLHQFPEHGPLLLVWMLFNFRLQHTVEDEDTTRRYQQLGSRAIKLGVFEYLHAIVSHPMFKDQSLTARIVRKSIFNHLGFLCQLFDADESIAHHSNIYDLLSELLTSPTIATEFCKIEDHPIRALFNICLEHFPVEFTPLSKVAYALASAGSSQNKYIQELVENLPVYTELYTGQNQYEIRKAASSNEDEFILCHDYTPSSKINFTIPRGTKLIVRDLHNQRTYVHFSTGYNYFNALHHEINELLEDAQATSTLNSERVQRIATGLKYLAVAVRRIQQPHDITAEMVHPTEMVFDVLLKFRAVPNPPVDLLVQCLNVCTALVPLFEQEIYTRIINLNILPSVNNANLTYQDYANGVGYDSSLIGYYLMNVERNAGRYPILMAYFNFLKTYTKLGRDNVFGVELPGAIFLLREVLPYANNWRFETSSDRYRVLVFVVQYIYEILQLSEDKLESDYARRVLRDACVYSLLNRDNGMVLLKIVGLGNGYLQAVMERESNWMLVPEQQLNLMIQHSMTILMQILRLKRHIHEYDLSPLESAIYTQPKQRDTLRIIPMVTGYMSNIFNPRLPILSCRLLRRFAIEFRMSLLACLDMEPDQIRHTFLERLHDEIESDDLKLAVLEFVESCVHKQPGLTEAFFKVNYGKPDRRLLLAKDGAAASGSSGKGRPKTMINDGIPTYMEEFLEAISNDPAKLASPLLSRIMSLFHALWKNNMQALVKGLLQKPNFWSSLCNPLFSEQTSSNVRSYSQLFNILGIELFRVSSATGLKMGPELTKVFERFTQTFGIFKRWVDIVLELPHADTHRQTADGSEGNVSVGSGGGGGGRTDNANDPTPDWLGRLQSFKDLIVLIVRKKEPGISLPDRCKTYLAERLLAVLVERVEQLQDLRPLIVLSELYLIVLSDFDHKFTEDATKDDQMLGQIETLLSLLAISYADIHQRAKEALLAIGIKTVELQADCLLQNYTLAAEITRAAVDIAGEEIHALELAIQAHGLKAKTVSDAIEGKQYNSLLLAINLLKQLTISFDQPEAGSATAQASARWVSWLVKGKLFQRLLSITGTVLPEYGRRKLVTELLNLLILLAESRCSEELLYSDVGDYLWLKLLPPKELLQRPYVMANETQQQWQTQDWWPIYSKGIHLVRALLSKHGYRFLRDAIFFVGIHEEYLMDSLMLAKQSLEPSAFVLILETLQLLCTMVPFEKEWRLEHSQSLLNLMRCTQFLMDHSISLLYRPKILKRLTTGTADAVGFIVSELEMDPSTIDTSDELVGAMNNLIEIITLCAKCLLCFSPPLLSLLCDVEFIPSQWCPLIEIQFGAPKLSNDNYSQLSFGSLLQAVCIFTKVLNLQHYSFHETPLNELPAQEGTEQDDTSDGSLTMGLLSRGNRSALGESPSPAGSPSDGSRLGKRVQFAKTLSMTSVSSYTSTNAITLSNELLTHLDTKRCVCGLEYVLTLLTSQSLFALKDTNLSQREKQLIKRELSTELLIFHDFVKKRILKDAKCILSRKKHGVVPIINDPYAAAPDHDTDNDDEAGRTTSGGKSTSDRSKSSTAQQSKKQSSASAQHSMRINVVRKMHLQHQQHQGTEQQSVSSSSAGNVLSPIAGTSGSQDVVGRSSSTPVLRGILKPSPSASIKRVMFDDGLNESAKSMAYVEPEDEPIFYEPQEPRFTGLSHVQMVEEDYIHLLSNVLLMIGQSEN; this is encoded by the exons ATGGAAGACATCAACGGCGATATCAT CCAATGGAGGAAGCTGTGGCAGTTTGTTTCGGGCATACATTACGGCACACCAAACGCGGATGTTAAGGAGAAGCTGTTCCAGGTGTCGAAGGAGCTGGTCGACGGAATACTGCACTACAAAAAGCCTACCAAAGCCTCGGAGGAAAAGCTGCAGAAGCTGATCAAAGACAGGAACCAGCTGAAGCTGCAACCGTTCGCCAACAAACTGCACCAATATTTG GACATAGATGCGGTACAATCATGGCAAATATTGTGCTACTATCTGGTGAACGAGTACCGCGGTGCGGCAACGGCACTGGCGGAGTACATTTCCACCGAAACGTCGATGGTGAAGCTGCTGCACGACATTTGGACGTACCACACGCTGGAGCGCATGGTGCAGCTGAAGGTGATGAAGAATCTATTGGAATACTTCCACTCCGGCACCCATCCGTACTCGAAGGAGTACCGCGAGGTGGTGGAAAAGATGGGCCTTCAGGCTTTGCGCAAATCCTATCTCGCCCAGCTAACGCACCTGATAGCGGATCCGCCCAGCTCGCAGAAAGCGCCGCTCGCGGGCGATCTGCTGCACGGCCAAACGAGGGTCGCCTGTGCCGAACGGCGGCTGAGAGAAACGAACGAAATCCTGCAGATCCTGCTGCTGATCGTACACTACAGCGGCATCAGCCCGGAGGAGCTGGACCAACTGTTCAAGCTGTTCCGCGAGCATTCGTTCGGCAAGCAGCAGGAGCACCTGGACCCGGGGTCGGAAATCCATGCCGAGCTGGTGAAGCGCATCACGTACAATGAGCTTGCGCTGGTTTTCCGCACGCTCGATCTTTCCGACAAGTTTGACGACGCGGGCTGGATCGAGCGGGTGGTGGCCGCGCTCGACGGACCGATGGTGTCGCTGCATCAATTTCCCGAGCACGGGCCACTGTTGCTCGTGTGGATGCTGTTCAACTTTCGCCTGCAGCACACCGTCGAGGACGAGGACACGACGAGACGCTACCAGCAGCTGGGATCGCGCGCCATCAAGCTCGGCGTGTTTGAGTATCTGCACGCGATCGTATCGCATCCGATGTTTAAGGACCAGAGCCTGACGGCCAGGATCGTACGAAAGTCCATCTTTAACCACCTGGGATTTCTGTGCCAACTGTTCGATGCAGACGAATCGATCGCCCATCACAGCAACATTTACGATCTGCTGAGTGAGCTGCTCACCTCGCCAACAATTGCAACAGAGTTTTGCAAAATCGAGGATCACCCGATACGGGCACTGTTCAACATCTGTTTGGAGCACTTTCCGGTCGAGTTTACACCGTTGTCGAAGGTGGCGTACGCGCTCGCATCGGCCGGCTCGTCGCAGAACAAATACATACAGGAGCTGGTGGAAAATCTGCCCGTCTATACGGAGCTGTACACCGGGCAGAACCAGTACGAGATACGGAAAGCCGCCAGCTCGAACGAGGACGAGTTCATCCTGTGCCACGATTACACCCCATCGAGCAAGATTAATTTCACCATCCCGCGCGGTACGAAGCTGATCGTGCGGGACCTGCACAACCAGCGGACGTACGTGCACTTTAGCACAGGCTACAATTACTTTAACGCACTGCACCACGAGATAAACGAACTGCTCGAGGACGCGCAAGCGACCAGCACGCTGAACTCGGAGCGGGTGCAGCGGATTGCGACCGGGTTGAAGTACCTGGCCGTGGCCGTCCGACGCATACAGCAACCGCACGACATCACCGCGGAAATGGTACACCCGACGGAGATGGTGTTCGATGTGCTGCTCAAGTTCCGAGCCGTCCCGAACCCGCCGGTCGATTTGCTGGTACAGTGCCTGAACGTGTGCACCGCGCTGGTGCCGCTGTTCGAGCAGGAAATATACACGCGCATCATCAATCTCAACATTCTGCCTTCGGTGAACAACGCGAATCTAACGTACCAGGACTACGCCAACGGTGTGGGGTACGATTCGAGCCTTATCGGGTACTATCTGATGAACGTGGAGCGGAACGCTGGTCGCTATCCGATCCTGATGGCGTACTTTAACTTCCTCAAAACCTACACCAAACTTGGGCGCGACAACGTGTTCGGCGTGGAGCTACCGGGCGCCATATTTCTACTGCGCGAGGTGCTGCCGTACGCCAACAACTGGCGTTTCGAAACGAGCTCCGACCGGTACCGGGTGCTGGTGTTCGTCGTCCAGTACATCTACGAAATTCTGCAGCTGAGCGAAGACAAGCTCGAGAGCGATTATGCGCGCCGCGTGCTGCGGGACGCTTGCGTGTACAGCCTGCTGAACCGTGACAACGGCATGGTGCTGCTCAAAATCGTCGGTCTCGGCAACGGCTACCTGCAGGCGGTGATGGAGCGCGAATCGAACTGGATGCTCGTGCCGGAGCAGCAGCTAAACCTGATGATCCAGCATTCGATGACGATACTGATGCAGATATTGCGTCTGAAGCGGCACATCCACGAGTACGACCTGTCCCCGCTGGAATCGGCGATCTACACGCAGCCAAAGCAGCGCGACACGCTGCGCATCATCCCGATGGTGACGGGGTACATGAGCAACATCTTCAATCCCCGGCTGCCTATTCTGTCCTGCCGCCTGTTGCGCCGGTTTGCGATCGAGTTTCGCATGTCGCTGCTGGCGTGTTTGGACATGGAACCGGACCAGATCCGGCACACGTTCCTCGAGCGGCTGCACGATGAAATTGAGAGCGACGATCTGAAGCTGGCCGTGCTGGAGTTTGTCGAATCGTGCGTACACAAGCAGCCCGGATTGACGGAAGCGTTCTTCAAGGTGAACTACGGCAAGCCCGATCGTCGGTTGCTGCTGGCAAAGGATGGTGCGGCGGCCTCGGGCAGCAGTGGCAAGGGCCGCCCGAAAACGATGATTAACGACGGCATACCGACGTACATGGAGGAGTTTCTCGAGGCCATTTCGAACGATCCGGCCAAACTGGCCAGCCCGCTGCTGTCGCGCATTATGTCGCTGTTTCACGCGCTGTGGAAGAACAACATGCAGGCGCTGGTGAAGGGTTTGCTGCAGAAGCCAAACTTTTGGTCCTCGCTGTGCAATCCGCTGTTTAGCGAGCAGACCTCGAGCAATGTGCGCTCGTACAGTCAGCTGTTCAACATACTCGGCATTGAACTGTTTCGCGTCAGCTCGGCTACCGGCCTCAAGATGGGCCCGGAGCTGACGAAGGTGTTCGAACGCTTCACCCAAACGTTCGGCATCTTCAAGCGGTGGGTTGATATTGTGCTTGAGCTGCCGCACGCTGACACCCACCGGCAGACGGCAGATGGAAGCGAAGGCAATGTGAGCGTCGGTTCCGGCGGAGGAGGTGGCGGCCGTACTGATAATGCCAATGATCCTACGCCCGACTGGCTAGGACGGTTGCAATCGTTCAAGGATTTGATCGTGCTGATCGTACGCAAAAAAGAGCCCGGCATTTCGCTGCCCGATCGATGCAAAACGTACCTAGCGGAGCGGTTGCTGGCGGtgctggtcgaacgggtggaGCAACTGCAGGATTTGCGCCCACTGATCGTACTGTCGGAGCTGTACCTGATCGTGCTGTCCGATTTCGATCACAAGTTTACCGAGGACGCGACCAAGGACGACCAGATGCTGGGGCAGATCGAAACGCTGCTCAGTCTGCTGGCCATTTCGTACGCCGATATACACCAGCGGGCCAAGGAGGCGTTGCTGGCGATCGGCATTAAGACGGTCGAACTGCAGGCCGACTGTTTGCTGCAGAACTACACGCTCGCGGCGGAGATAACGCGCGCGGCAGTGGACATTGCCGGGGAGGAGATACACGCGCTCGAGCTTGCCATTCAGGCGCACGGGCTGAAGGCCAAAACGGTGAGCGACGCGATCGAGGGCAAGCAGTACAATTCGCTACTGCTAGCGATCAATCTGCTGAAGCAGCTGACGATAAGCTTCGATCAGCCGGAGGCTGGTTCCGCGACGGCGCAAGCCAGCGCCCGGTGGGTTAGTTGGCTGGTGAAGGGAAAGCTGTTCCAACGTTTGCTCAGCATCACCGGCACGGTGCTGCCCGAGTACGGTCGCAGAAAGCTGGTTACGGAGCTGCTGAACTTGCTGATTCTGCTTGCCGAAAGTCGCTGCTCGGAGGAGCTGCTGTACAGCGACGTGGGAGACTACCTATGGTTGAAGCTGTTGCCGCCGAAAGAGTTGCTCCAGCGTCCGTACGTGATGGCGAAT GAAACGCAGCAGCAATGGCAAACGCAGGATTGGTGGCCAATCTACTCGAAGGGCATACACCTGGTGCGGGCGCTGCTCAGTAAGCATGGCTATCGATTTTTGCGCGATGCTATCTTTTTCGTCGGCATCCACGAGGAATATCTCATGGATTCGCTAATGCTCGCGAAGCAATCGCTCGAACCGAGCGCCTTTGTGCTGATTCTCGAAACGCTCCAGCTGCTGTGCACGATGGTTCCGTTCGAAAAGGAATGGCGGCTAGAGCACAGCCAAAGTTTGCTCAATCTTATG CGCTGCACTCAGTTCCTCATGGATCATTCCATCTCGCTGCTGTACAGACCGAAAATATTGAAGCGACTCACAACGGGGACGGCTGACGCGGTTGGGTTCATCGTGTCCGAGCTGGAGATGGATCCGAGCACGATCGACACTTCGGACGAGCTGGTCGGTGCGATGAACAACCTGATCGAGATCATCACACTGTGCGCCAAgtgtttgctttgcttcaGCCCCCCGCTGCTCTCCCTGCTGTGCGATGTAGAGTTCATTCCCAGCCAGTGGTGCCCGCTGATAGAGATCCAGTTCGGTGCGCCCAAGCTGAGCAATGATAACTATTCCCAGCTAAGCTTTGGCTCGCTGCTGCAAGcggtttgcatttttacaaaggttctgaACTTG CAACACTACAGCTTCCACGAAACACCGCTCAACGAATTGCCGGCTCAGGAGGGTACGGAGCAGGATGACACGAGCGACGGTTCACTCACGATGGGACTGCTCTCGCGTGGTAATCGATCCGCCCTTGGGGAATCACCATCGCCAGCCGGCTCTCCATCGGACGGGTCTCGTCTTGGCAAGAGGGTGCAGTTTGCAAAAACGCTCTCCATGACCAGCGTGTCCAGCTACACCTCCACCAATGCAATCACGCTATCGAACGAGCTGCTGACGCACCTGGACACGAAACGGTGTGTCTGTGGACTCGAATACGTGTTAACACTGCTAACGTCCCAGAGTTTGTTCGCGTTGAAAGATACGAACCTTTCCCAGCGGGAGAAGCAGCTCATCAAGCGGGAGCTTAGCACGGAACTACTGATCTTTCACGATTTTGTGAAGAAACGCATCCTGAAGGATGCGAAATGCATTCTCTCGCGCAAGAAGCACGGCGTGGTGCCAATCATAAATGATCCTTACGCTGCAGCGCCCGATCACGATACCGATAACGACGATGAAGCCGGTCGTACTACGAGTGGTGGTAAATCCACAAGCGATCGATCGAAATCGTCCACAGCACAGCAGTCGAAAAAACAGTCCTCTGCCAGTGCACAACATTCGATGCGCATTAATGTGGTTCGCAAAATGCATctacagcaccagcagcaccaaggCACGGAACAGCAGAGTGTCAGTAGCAGCAGCGCCGGAAATGTTTTAAGCCCGATCGCTGGCACCAGCGGTAGTCAGGATGTGGTGGGACGTAGCTCATCTACGCCGGTTCTTCGGGGGATCCTAAAACCATCGCCATCCGCTTCGATAAAGCGGGTCATGTTTGATGATGGGCTGAACGAATCCGCCAAAAGCATGGCCTACGTAGAGCCGGAAGATGAACCGATATTTTACGAACCACAGGAGCCTCGTTTTACCGGCTTGTCGCACGTGCAGATGGTGGAGGAAGACTACATTCATCTGCTCTCGAACGTGTTGCTAATGATTGGCCAAAGTGAGAACTGA